In Candidatus Thiopontia autotrophica, the genomic window ACGCACATCAGGTAGCGGCACCACAACCTGGCGATCGAAACGACCAGGACGCAAAAGTGCGGGATCAAGCACATCGGGGCGGTTGGTGGCTGCAATAACGATCACGCCATCATTGGCCTCAAAGCCATCCATCTCTACCAGTAACTGATTAAGGGTCTGTTCACGCTCATCATGTCCGCCACCTAAACCAGCTCCACGATGACGCCCAACCGCATCGATCTCATCAATAAAAATGATGCATGGTGCATTCTTCTTCGCCTGCTCAAACATGTCACGAACACGAGAGGCTCCAACACCGACAAACATCTCTACAAAATCAGAACCTGAGATAGTAAAAAATGGAACCTTTGCCTCGCCTGCAATTGCCTTTGCAAGCAGTGTCTTACCGGTACCAGGGGAGCCTGTCAGTAGTACACCGCGTGGAATCTTGCCCCCAAGTTTCTGGAATTTGCCCGGATCCTGCAGAAAATCTACCAGCTCAGAGACCTCCTCTTTGGCCTCCTCTACACCAGCAACATCGGCAAATGTAACCTGTACCTGATCCTCATTAAGGAGGCGCGCCTTGCTTTTACCAAATGACATTGGGCCACCCTTGCCGCCCATACCACCCTGCATCTGACGCATAAAGAAAATCCAGACCCCGATCAACAGCAGCATGGGGAACCAGGAGATAAATATCTGCATCAACATACCCTGCTGTTCAGGAGGTTGTGCATTGATGACTACGCCATTATCAATAAGATCACCCATCAACCCACTATCACCAGGATTGTACGAGATGAATGATTGCCCGGAACTGTTGACCCCCTTCAACACAGGACCTTCAATATCAACACTGCTCACCCGCCCCTGACGAACATCAGTAATAAACTGGGAGTACGCCACATTTTGCGAGTTGGAGTTGGTTGGTCCAAAACTGTTAAAAACAGACATAAGGACCGTTGCAATAACGACCCAAAGGAGGATATTTTTCATCATGTCATTCAAGGTAGTGTTCCTGGATTTTATTGGTATCTCTACTGTATGGGGGCAAGTATACCCGAATTCAAGTGGTACTCTGCACTTCAGCCCCTGAATTTTCTGGCCAACAGATAGACCTCACGACTACGATTTCTTGATGCTTTTGGTTTTCTGGTAATTACCACAGAGAAATCTCTC contains:
- the ftsH gene encoding ATP-dependent zinc metalloprotease FtsH — encoded protein: MMKNILLWVVIATVLMSVFNSFGPTNSNSQNVAYSQFITDVRQGRVSSVDIEGPVLKGVNSSGQSFISYNPGDSGLMGDLIDNGVVINAQPPEQQGMLMQIFISWFPMLLLIGVWIFFMRQMQGGMGGKGGPMSFGKSKARLLNEDQVQVTFADVAGVEEAKEEVSELVDFLQDPGKFQKLGGKIPRGVLLTGSPGTGKTLLAKAIAGEAKVPFFTISGSDFVEMFVGVGASRVRDMFEQAKKNAPCIIFIDEIDAVGRHRGAGLGGGHDEREQTLNQLLVEMDGFEANDGVIVIAATNRPDVLDPALLRPGRFDRQVVVPLPDVRGREQIIKVHMNKVPVAKNVKPKVLARGTPGFSGADLANLVNEAALFAAKAGKRLVNMVEFEKAKDKIMMGAERRSMVMSDDEKALTAFHEAGHAIVGLSVPDHDPVYKVTIIPRGRALGVTMFLPEGDRYSHSKQRLESQISSLFGGRIAEEIVFGKDAVTTGASNDIERATDIARNMVTKWGLSDKLGPLTYAEEEGEVFLGRSVTKHKEVSDETAHLIDEEIRSLIDRNYKRSEDILKNSRDKLDMMADALIRFETIDENQIKDIMEGRAPQPPEDWSDSDNEGGSEESIKAEISSTDKDKGSDSSIGGPANQH